In Helianthus annuus cultivar XRQ/B chromosome 8, HanXRQr2.0-SUNRISE, whole genome shotgun sequence, a single genomic region encodes these proteins:
- the LOC110901137 gene encoding chaperone protein ClpB-like has product MKLTKQVTELFYEVKAIEQFVYIDYLTGLLFSSQLISLDMGATNGAMDAGNLLKLMLSRRELRCIGATTLDEYRKYIEKDRSLEHRFQQLYVDQPTVEDTVSILHGLHERYELHLLKRPLFTR; this is encoded by the exons ATGAAATTGACAAAACAAGTTACAGAACTATTCTACGAGGTAAAG GCTATTGAGCAATTTGTTTACATTGACTATTTGACTGGCCTGTTATTTTCATCTCAGTTGATATCTCTTGACATGG GGGCTACCAACGGTGCAATGGATGCTGGCAATCTGTTGAAGCTGATGCTTAGTCGTAGAGAGTTGAGATGCATCGGTGCAACAACATTAGACGAGTATCGTAAGTATATCGAAAAAGATCGTTCACTAGAACACCGTTTTCAACAACTTTATGTTGACCAACCGACAGTTGAGGATACAGTTTCCATACTTCATGGACTTCATGAAAGATATGAACTGCATCTGTTGAAGCGTCCACTTTTTACCAGATAA
- the LOC110901138 gene encoding uncharacterized protein LOC110901138, with product MEGGGSSKRGGGSKKRGGGSGTKKIRPKVRANLGEPDRFRLQDEPDQVPLFQTQQFPPFQTQQYPPFQSQTYHNQPFVPPFQPHQFQSQTYQTQPHALDPLLEDNTLLHHFAKAWHEPREPQQSVDEDEEEEEEEEAEENEEEEEEEQNVEVQEIVPIGRQPWTSEEEVSLTKAYLHISESRKHGNEQRKEAFWRRVIAHFMKLPGARVRNMDKMTSKWSDLNRKMSRFNACFIQKSRNPQSGASEATIMQQATEMYCTTYHKRTFPHVAAWQVARHHPKWVPVELVDTHGPTAPKNQGGSKRTKTSDSGNYTTSASDNLPQMNLNDEPLDEPLDEPVEENTPTRPRRRRGGDSSSKGKEAVAESIFRIEEEKMTQYKMAEQRKETMMTLKVEREQAYKEHLKTIERQNDLKILCEKHAHLDEPFKSIVIEQKRAICAKWGWEMPSV from the exons ATGGAAGGTGGCggttcaagcaagagaggtgGTGGATCGAAAAAAAGAGGTGGCGGTTCGGGTACGAAGAAAATAAGGCCCAAGGTTCGAGCGAATCTTGGTGAGCCCGATCGATTTAGGTTGCAAGACGAACCCGACCAAGTCCCActctttcaaacccaacaattcccaccctttcaaacccaacaatatccaccctttcaatcgcaaacgtaccataaccaaccgttcgttccaccgtttcaacctcaccaatttcaatcgcaaacgtatcaaacccaaccccacgcactcgacccactactagaagacaacaccctcCTTCATCATTTTGCAAAAGCATGGCATGAACCACGTGAACCACAACAAAGTGTTGACGAggacgaggaagaggaagaggaagaagaagcggaggaaaacgaagaggaagaggaagaagaacaaaATGTTGAGGTTCAAGAAATCGTTCCAATCGGCCGACAACCTTGGACGAGCGAGGAGGAGGTCTCGTTGACGAAGGCGTATTTGCACATCTCGGAGAGTAGGAAACACGGGAACGAGCAACGAAAGGAAGCGTTTTGGAGACGGGTTATAGCTCATTTTATGAAACTTCCCGGTGCAAGGGTCCGAAACATGGACAAAATGACGTCGAAGTGGTCGGATTTGAACCGAAAAATGAGCCGGTTCAacgcttgtttcattcaaaag agCCGAAACCCACAAAGTGGAGCGAGCGAGGCGACGATCATGCAACAAGCCACCGAAATGTATTGCACAACGTACCATAAGAGAACTTTTCCACACGTTGCGGCATGGCAAGTTGCGAGACATCACCCGAAGTGGGTCCCCGTTGAGTTGGTTGACACGCATGGTCCTACGGCTCCAAAAAATCAAGGCGGTTCGAAAAGAACAAAGACATCCGATTCGGGGAACTACACGACTTccgcgtcggataacttgccccaAATGAACTTAAACGACGAGCCTCTTGACGAACCCCTTGACGAGCCCGTTGAGGAAAATACACCCACAAGGCCACGACGCAGACGAGGTGGTGATTCGTCAAGCAAAGGGAAGGAGGCGGTGGCGGAGTCGATCTTTAGAATCGAAGAGGAGAAAATGACCCAATACAAGATGGCCgaacaaagaaaagaaacaatGATGACCCTAAAAGTTGAACGGGAGCAGGCGTACAAGGAACACTTGAAAACGATCgaaagacaaaatgatttaaaaatcttgtgtgaAAAACACGCCCATCTCGACGAACCGTTCAAGTCAATTGTCATCGAACAAAAGCGCGCGATTTGCGCAAAGTGGGGTTGGGAGATGCCATcggtttag